Part of the Pedobacter roseus genome is shown below.
TTTTCGATAATCTGTCTCCTTTTCTTTTCGCTGTTGATTATGGAGTACATTAAATATTACATCGAAATCCCCTATCCGCAGTTCTTTATCCGTCTGGAAATTATCGGATGGTTGACCTTTTCGATATCAATCTTGGTTCCACTATATTTTAGTATCCAATTCAGCCTGAAAAGGAAATTATTATTGCTTTCGGCACTGCTTGTAACCTTAGTTTCGATCTATATTTATCATTATGGACATTATGATATCTCGGCCAGGTACTATAGTTTCGCCATGTGGATTACCACAATGATTATCGTTTTAGAAGCCATTTACAGAAAAGAAAAGGGAAGTTTTTTGGTCCTGGCGGGCATGCTTGCCAGCACAGTGATGAACAGCTACCTGGTTTACGATTTTGGCATTTTTATCTTTTATACTTTTATTGTGTTTGCGATGCTTTATCTCCACACCATCAAAATGCGGGAGATTGAACTGGCGCACGAATCGTCGCTATTGCTTTCCTCACGTCTGCAGCTGGAGCTGATCAAAAAGAACATACAACCACATTTTATCAAAAACACGCTTACTTCACTGATGGATTGGGTGGAAGATTCGCCCAAACAAGGAGCCGAATTTATCCAGGCACTTGCCACTGAGTTCGACATCATGAACAAAATTGCTGAGGAAAGCCTGATCCCTATCCGGCAGGAAATTTCACTCTGCCAGATGCACCTGAAAGTAATGGGTTTTAGAAAAGAAATTGCCTATCAATGGGAAGATTTTGGGATAAAGGATGATGAACTGATACCGCCGGCGATCATTCACACTTTGCTGGAAAACGGAATTACCCACAATGCGCCCTATCATGATGGCACAATGAAATTCAGGCTAACATATAGTGAAGATCTACACCTCAAGGAATATGTTTTTGAAACAATTGGCGAAAACAGGGAACTTTCAGATGAGCGGATTGGTGGCGGAGGTTTTAAATACATCAGGGCAAGACTGGAAGAAAGTTACCCGGGCAGGTGGACCTTTAGTTCTTCGGCATCAAACCAGGGCTGGATCAGTAAAATTACCCTATCAGACACAACAATATGAGGATACTGATTATTGAAGATGAGGCGCGGATTGCGCGAAGAATTGAACGCATGACCAACGATTTTTTCGAAGGAAATGCCACGATCAGCATTATTGATTCGTTAAAAAAGGGAATAGAATTTTTAGAAAAGGAAAAGATAAACATTTTATTGTTAGACTTAAACCTTAACGGACGCGATGGTTTTGAGGTACTTAGCACCATGACATCGAGATCTTTTCAAACCATTGTGGTATCGGCTAATACCGAAAATGCACTCCGGGCATTTGAGCTTGGTGTATTGGATTTTGTACCAAAACCTTTTGACCGTGAACGGCTTTTTCTTGCCCTCAACCGGGCAGTTACTCTAAAAAAAGAAAGCAACAATTCGATCCGCTATTTATCGGTGAGAAAAACCGGAAGTATAAAACTGATTGATCTTGATCTGATGGGCTATATTCAAGGCGCAGGGATATATAGTGAAATCCACCTTTTAGATGGTACAAAGGAGTTACATGATAAAGGTTTGGATGCATTGGAAAAAATCCTGCCATCGGGTTTTGAACGTATTCATAAATCTTATATCATTAATATTGTACAGGCCGATCGGATCCTGGTTTCATCGGGCAGCCGCTACAATTTACAGCTCAAAAACGGAGAGGTATTACCAATCGGGAGATCGCGATATAAGGATTTTAAACAACAATTTGAAAAGCATTTTGAGTAAATCCTTTAAAGATTAAGCACAAAATCACAAAGAGGGCAAAGTGTTGTGCTTTAATTTCATAATATATCTCGATCATCTAACTTTTGCAGTCTTTACCATTAAGAAGTTAAGAACATTAAGAAAAATTGGCTGTTGATATGCGATTTGTCTTCGGACTTCGATCTCCCGACTTTCGCACTCTTTTGCCATTAAGGAGTTAAGAACATTAAGAAAATTAGTTGTTGATATGCTATTTGTCTTCGGACTTCGGTCTCCCGACTTTCAGACGCTTTACCATTAAGAAGTTAAGAACATTAAGAAAAATTGGCTGTTGATATGCTATTTGTCTTCGGACTTCGGTCTCCCGACTTTCAGACGCTTTACCATTAAGAAGTTAAGATCATTAAGATTTGTAGAGGCGATCGCTATTGGTCATTGCAAATTGATTATTGGTCGTTGTTTATTGATCTTTGGTTATTGATCATCGATTTACATTTTCCATCTTCCATCATAATTGCCATAACATTGTAAACATGCCCCATTCATACATTTTGACTAATTTATAGGAGTTTTAGACCTTTCAAGACAATACTTGGAAAACGATTTTTGCTTTCGCTTTTACACTACTCAGATGATTGTAAACAGCGCAGTCTGCTTGCGTTCCAGCAAAGCATAAATTGTATTAAATATGTTAAAGAAAACTATAAAACCAAGCGCAAAAGGCTTCAAAACAGCGATTATCAGATTTATTGTATATGGAGTAATCATTTACCTCGCTGCCGAATTCTTAAAATGGAACGTTAATCATGAAATGGGCCAAAGCAAGTTCACTGAAGATTCTGTGGTAGAAACGGTTCAAAGCATTATGCTATTGGCCTGCTCATTAATTTACCTGCGTGTTTCATTTAAATACAAATCGATGTTTCCGCTGGCATTTGGACTATTTGCCTTTACTTTTGCTTCGCTGATCAGAGAACAGGATGCGCTTTTAGATGAACACATTTACGACGGTGCCTGGCAAACAGCTGCATTTAGCTTATTGATATTAGCCGCATTTCTAATTTATAAGAAGAAAGATATTTTCCTCTCCAACATGAACGATTTTGTTTCTAAATTCTCCTTCGGCATCCTTCTATCTGGTATATTTACAACCTATATTTTTGCCCGTTTATACGGAAGAAAAGTTTTCTGGATGGCGGTAATGGAAGCACAATATACACGTGATGTGAAAAATGTTTCGGAAGAATCTTTAGAACTTTTTGGCTACGCCCTGATCCTTATAGCAAGTGTAGAATTTTATTATTTTGCGAAGGCCCATAGTGTTATCGCTGTCCGTGATACAGAGGCCAACAGGAATCAGGAAAATGTTTATCTTAAAGTGGGATCGTAGAATTTAAGATTAAATTACTATCATTCTGAACGCAGTTAAGAATCTGCAACCGATAAACATATTAACCTACATTATTGCAAAAGATTCTTCGTTGCACTCAGAATGACAATAAACTTTAATCGTCCCCTTAGCAACCATAATTATGAAAGTTTTGATTATAAGGCACTATTAGCCACTTCACATTTTCTATCATTAACCACCAAGACACGAAGGCACTAAGAATCTTATGTCATTTCCCTGAACCTCGTCTTCTGATTATTGGAAATTTACTATTAAGGAATTAAGCGCATTAAGAAGCCTTTGTTTTTTGTACTGTTTGTTTAAATTTCGCACCACCCCATCGTCCATCTTACATTTCCCATCTTACCTCATTGTTATATCCTTTTAACAAAATACCAGATAAAATTTTTCAGTCTGGTATTCTTAACCAGGTAATTGAAGCTGATGATACCAATCGTGGCGCAGCTTATCCCTGCCAAAACATCAAGGGTATAATGGTGACTGGTATAAATGGCTGAAAACCAGATTCCGATCATTACGATCAGGAAGAAAAAATTGATCTTCCCTAATCTGTTTTTCAAACCATAATAGGCAACAATTACCGGATAGGAAGAATGAAGTGATGGCATGGCTGCAAACACATTAGAACCTTTGCTGTATATTCCCTGAAAAAGTGTGATGTTAAAATAATGATCGAACCGGGCCAACCCCGCAGTATCGCCAGGAGTTTTGGCTATAAATTCAAATCCATGTTGTTGCACATACCAGGGCGGTGCTGCCGGGAAAGCATAATAAACCACAAAACCCAACAGGTTTACCCAAACAAAAGTGAGTGAAAAGCGAACAAATTGTTCTTTGTTTTTAAAGAACAGATACGTAGCAAAAGCCAATGGAACAGGCACCCACATCAGGTAGAAAAGGCCGGTCAATATATCTAAAAATGCGACGCTATTCAGTTTCCAATATTCGTTTGGGGTAAGTTTTATTCCATTATAATTGATGCCGAAGATGCTTTTCTCCAGTTCATATAAATCTTTGATATGAACCTTATTAAAGAGGTAGTTTGGAAAAGCCTTCATGTAATCGAACAAGATCCAATACACAATGAAAATCGAAAAACCCAGAATAAAACGCCTTGTTCCGGCCGAGATATAAAACAGGCTGTTAAAAATAAAAATCAGCACAAGCTGATCGGTTTTGAAACCCACTAACAATGCCGACAGCAAAAGGTATCCGATCGAAATGGCAGTGGTGAAGTACACATTACGAAGGTTATAAAAACTGTTTTTAAGCAAAACTTCTTGCTGCATATTATTTTTTATCAAAATTCGACCTGAAAATGTGATCCCAGAAAGTCCAGCTTACCCCATAGCCTTTGGTCGAATCTGAATAATGGTGAAGCATGTGGTGATGTTTTAACTTTTTCCAGAAACCGCTTTTAAAATTGGCATGATGAAGCGCATAATGTACCATATCGTAAAAGAGGTAACCGATCATAAATCCGGAGAAAAACGGATAAACGGTGGTTGCAGGCAATATCCAATCGAAGAGGAAATAAAAGCCTAAGGCCATTGGGATACTGGCTGAAGGTGGCATCACCAACCTTTTAGCATCATTGGGGTAATCATGATGTACACCATGAAAAATAAAGTGGATCTTCTTTCCCCACTCTACATCTGGTTCGAAATGAAAAACATAGCGGTGCAGGATATATTCTGTAATGGTCCAGATGGCCAGGCCGAGTAGAAACCAGCCTGCAAAGTTTAAAACCGGCATTTGTATTTCTGCTAATGCTTTCCAAAACAGAAAACCAATAACAGGCACGTAAACAATTAACGGCACATAAAACCTCACTTTAGATAAACTTTCTAAAAAGTCGTTTTTGAACATCCTGATGGATGCGGTAGAATTTGAAACAAAATTCTTTTTCATTTGGTAAATTATTTTAACTGGTCTTCGGTTTATCCTTTGGCCGTCATTCATACAACCCTTTGTCATTCTGAACGCAGTGAAGAATCCCTAACCGATGAAACACGGAACCCAATGCATAACAAAAGATTTGCTTCGCAGAGCCTCCGGGTTCTTCGTTGCACTCAGGATGACAAACTACTATAGGTTTCTCGACTCCGTTGCACCCGATAGCTATTAGGTCCGCTCGAAATGACGATTAGAGAGAGATTGCTTCGTCGGCAGAAAAAGCCTTCTCGTAATGACGAATTGGGTGGGAACGCCACCCGCACAACGCTCAACGCCCTCTCTTAAACCTTAATCCTTTCAATCAGTACCTTTGAAGGCTCTTCTGCATCAACTCCTCTTATTTCTACATATTTTACATTTGGAAACCAGAAGGTACCTCCTTCAATCCGCAGGAATATTCGCTCCAACTGCATTTTTTTATTGTTAATTGTTGCAAAAACATGGTATTTCTTGTCTGCGCCTGATTTATTCAGATACATCGGCAATTTTTTATGCGAGGTAAACCGAAGTTCGAAATTACCATTGCCCAAATCTTTGCTAATAATGCCATAGGCAAATTTCCGTTGGATATAGCTTAAATCTTTCTTTTCTCCATTATCGCCGTAACGCATCCAAAACACATTTACAGGTTGATCTTTATTCACTACCCCACGTTTGTCTACATTTAACTGGCAGATAATGGTATTGGTATTTGGATCGCGCTGTAAATAAAACAGTTGATTACTGATTTCTTTAGGCGTTGGAAAAGTAATCGGCGAAGGGTCGCTTCCCTGTGCATTTGCATTAAAAGAAAGCATGCCACTTAAACTTGTCATTAAAACCAGTCCGGCAATTAATGCCGCCCTGTTATTTCCTTTTCTTTCGTTAAATTCCTGGGCTTCCAAACCTTTTTTAGCTTCCTGCAAACGTTTAACCGCTGTAATGTTGGTCAATAAAGCCATAATGGTAATGGGCAAGGTAAATATCGACATCGTTTCAAAAACATGGAAAGATATGCCCGGCAAATAAACTTTATAATTGCCACCGATAAAGTGCCCGGCAATACCACAGGCAATGGCAAAAACACCAATGGTAACCACACGTTCTGGCCGCTGCATTAAACCACCTTTACATTCTACTCCT
Proteins encoded:
- a CDS encoding histidine kinase, which translates into the protein MKPAYFLLFFAILCTSCKRQVFYDEFDPVFKTGDSIKWSVKNLDQKRWSVDRGFTGKNIFWVRANVKLISNAGGRLGLQVDAFGAYEIYWDGVKIGNNGKPGLINKQEIPGTECQYFLLPDSLSNIGMHTVALRTTQFSYPKLQRGIGLKLDTYINLIKRPLVISSVMFIMAGAFFIAFFYYAFLYFNSHKRSYPVMIFSIICLLFFSLLIMEYIKYYIEIPYPQFFIRLEIIGWLTFSISILVPLYFSIQFSLKRKLLLLSALLVTLVSIYIYHYGHYDISARYYSFAMWITTMIIVLEAIYRKEKGSFLVLAGMLASTVMNSYLVYDFGIFIFYTFIVFAMLYLHTIKMREIELAHESSLLLSSRLQLELIKKNIQPHFIKNTLTSLMDWVEDSPKQGAEFIQALATEFDIMNKIAEESLIPIRQEISLCQMHLKVMGFRKEIAYQWEDFGIKDDELIPPAIIHTLLENGITHNAPYHDGTMKFRLTYSEDLHLKEYVFETIGENRELSDERIGGGGFKYIRARLEESYPGRWTFSSSASNQGWISKITLSDTTI
- a CDS encoding LytR/AlgR family response regulator transcription factor, with the translated sequence MRILIIEDEARIARRIERMTNDFFEGNATISIIDSLKKGIEFLEKEKINILLLDLNLNGRDGFEVLSTMTSRSFQTIVVSANTENALRAFELGVLDFVPKPFDRERLFLALNRAVTLKKESNNSIRYLSVRKTGSIKLIDLDLMGYIQGAGIYSEIHLLDGTKELHDKGLDALEKILPSGFERIHKSYIINIVQADRILVSSGSRYNLQLKNGEVLPIGRSRYKDFKQQFEKHFE
- a CDS encoding phosphatase PAP2 family protein translates to MQQEVLLKNSFYNLRNVYFTTAISIGYLLLSALLVGFKTDQLVLIFIFNSLFYISAGTRRFILGFSIFIVYWILFDYMKAFPNYLFNKVHIKDLYELEKSIFGINYNGIKLTPNEYWKLNSVAFLDILTGLFYLMWVPVPLAFATYLFFKNKEQFVRFSLTFVWVNLLGFVVYYAFPAAPPWYVQQHGFEFIAKTPGDTAGLARFDHYFNITLFQGIYSKGSNVFAAMPSLHSSYPVIVAYYGLKNRLGKINFFFLIVMIGIWFSAIYTSHHYTLDVLAGISCATIGIISFNYLVKNTRLKNFIWYFVKRI
- a CDS encoding sterol desaturase family protein, with translation MKKNFVSNSTASIRMFKNDFLESLSKVRFYVPLIVYVPVIGFLFWKALAEIQMPVLNFAGWFLLGLAIWTITEYILHRYVFHFEPDVEWGKKIHFIFHGVHHDYPNDAKRLVMPPSASIPMALGFYFLFDWILPATTVYPFFSGFMIGYLFYDMVHYALHHANFKSGFWKKLKHHHMLHHYSDSTKGYGVSWTFWDHIFRSNFDKK
- a CDS encoding DUF4833 domain-containing protein, translating into METKLRDSLQQGIYKVINPFVKGLIKIGLTPNMVTTIGLILNIGVAIIFVLGAEKSNRGDMSYIGWGGALVLFAGLFDMLDGQVARLGNMSSKFGALYDSVLDRYSEMIMFLGICYYLVAHHYFLSSLFAFIALIGSMMVSYTRARAEGLGVECKGGLMQRPERVVTIGVFAIACGIAGHFIGGNYKVYLPGISFHVFETMSIFTLPITIMALLTNITAVKRLQEAKKGLEAQEFNERKGNNRAALIAGLVLMTSLSGMLSFNANAQGSDPSPITFPTPKEISNQLFYLQRDPNTNTIICQLNVDKRGVVNKDQPVNVFWMRYGDNGEKKDLSYIQRKFAYGIISKDLGNGNFELRFTSHKKLPMYLNKSGADKKYHVFATINNKKMQLERIFLRIEGGTFWFPNVKYVEIRGVDAEEPSKVLIERIKV